In Girardinichthys multiradiatus isolate DD_20200921_A chromosome 10, DD_fGirMul_XY1, whole genome shotgun sequence, the sequence attccttttgtgtagaacggtgcttgttagttaggtgaaggtttttggaccagaataatgggattatcaggattatttggcttcaataaatcttcatatatataatcaagagaagcatttgtgtttatttcgtgcaagagtgatttatctgtcaaaacaaggttgacgttcccccaccttcggtgaagcagttgaataaactgacagttggtggttttggttaataatttgtaattattaaagagctttgagtctataatcacaacaccagacgaaatctctgatttctattcataagtgatgataagaaattaatttgttttcaaattatgattttaaatgataatttttgatgaatattaattaatcattaatcataattcttacaattGTGTGGTTAGGGCACTAAAACTGGTTGTGACCCCAGGGGCCCACATCTTTCTAAATCCCTTCCTGCCTCATGCCCTTTCTAGACATGCCAactctttgcaaataaaataatttaaattcccATCTCTGGTCTCACCAAACTGGGTTGGcctaatttttttctttcctaatttctttttctttagagatacattcaaaataaataccTGATGATGCTTTTAAGGACACACCATTCATCTGCGTGGATATTATGCATTTCTGCATGAAAAGGTTCACCACAGTGCACATGACTGAGATTTATCAGAAGATCCTGGTGGCAGTGTTGGTGTAGAAATTCATTCTTCTGGTCCTGGAAGTTTTCTACAGGACAATAAAAAGGATATTAGAGAAATACTCCAGCTTAACTAATAGGCACAGGATAATTTAAAGTGACACTCAGACTCAAATTGCATCACAGGATGAGTGTTTTGCTGGATAAATTGGTAGATTTCCTGTGTTTCTTTGAAAGGTCAAGCTCATTGACCTTTGCTTCTTTAttttagtgttttcttttaagtGAGACCAGCTTGTCCTTAATAAGCAGTTTACTATatgaaatgtatatttttcacTCACCATTATCCTCTGAGATAACTAAAAATGTGTTGTTCTTTTCCAGGTCATTTTCAATTGCTTTAAACTCGTCTTTGTAGAAACTCGTTGTctcattttttggtttttctgtaCCTGCAAGAAAGAATGTAAACATTTGGTCTTGCTAAAACAAAATAGAGGATTTAGAGGGCAGTCAATGCTTTTAGTGTAGATTTTTTTCTACGCTTTCTTTCTATTCCTggcttagctttaaaacatacctCTTTAAGCTGACTGTATTTCTTAGATATTAAAGTgatttgttttacttatttaccTTTTCTGTCAAATGTCTTTTTTGGGGTTCTGATGAGTAAACCTTCAGAGAAAGAATTTTTGTTCAGTGACCTTTCTGGGAATTAAACGCACCAATTGGAGAGGGAGTGTTATGGTTTGCAAGATATTGGACCCCAagatgcagatgagcaggcatcgtgatggtaagtgaaaaaaggtttaattacaaaaactcacactcagcaggaggcaggaacaaaacaaacgggcaggcaagacaggcatggcatgatcaaaaagacaagacttggttagagaacaagacatgagcatgaaaatgagaaatgtttccacgccggctaactgaacaggtgtgtataaatggagcatggtacaggtgtagcaaggagacagattaacttggacaggtgaaccgaataaacttaattgacagtcagaacaaaacgtggctgcggcaaaaacagagactcgaatatacaaacaaaacttgacaaaacatgaacaagatgacaaaacaaaagcatgaaccaggaaaataacggaagcatgattcaaaatctaagaagaataataacaaaagaacgagtcaaaaccttaactgtgaaaaacataagaaaaaaccagaaaccaaaacccaaacaaccccaaatcataacagggaGAGGTTTCCGTTCTGTAATAGTTGGCACAGTTTGTGAAGTTATCAAAGATAACAATGTACTCAGGAGCTCTAAGTAATTGAGAACAAAGAGCAATTTTAATTAGAAGGGTCTAAACAAATTTAATTTCCTTATGCTATTTTTGCAATCCTCAATTCTCTtgcattaaaataatgtttaaac encodes:
- the LOC124875408 gene encoding receptor activity-modifying protein 3-like isoform X1, producing the protein MVSYLLLPAVILCVVVSQPANITGLLIRTPKKTFDRKGTEKPKNETTSFYKDEFKAIENDLEKNNTFLVISEDNENFQDQKNEFLHQHCHQDLLINLSHVHCGEPFHAEMHNIHADEWCVLKSIIRPYNDLTQCLELVTEYTGCYFPNPDIQDFFLYIHSTYFQNCMEKAEDQFQDAPTSLVVALTIIPVSLIPVMVCLVLWKS